The following proteins are encoded in a genomic region of Arcobacter suis CECT 7833:
- a CDS encoding acyl-CoA thioesterase encodes MSEEIKREKSLTMTMLMTPDKANFSGKNVHGGEILKMLDHVAYACAARYTGMYAVTLSVDMVLFKDPIKIGSLVTFHASVNYTGRTSMEIGIKVISEDIKDHTIKNTNVCYFTMIAVDEDGKPAPVPKLDLVTEDDKRRYNDAIARREARMSSRHSK; translated from the coding sequence ATGAGCGAAGAAATAAAAAGAGAAAAATCTCTTACAATGACTATGTTAATGACTCCAGATAAAGCAAATTTTTCAGGGAAAAATGTTCACGGTGGTGAAATTCTAAAAATGCTAGATCATGTTGCATATGCATGTGCAGCAAGATATACAGGTATGTATGCTGTAACATTATCAGTTGACATGGTTTTATTTAAAGATCCTATTAAAATCGGTTCTCTTGTTACATTTCATGCCTCTGTAAATTATACAGGAAGAACTTCTATGGAAATTGGTATTAAAGTAATTTCAGAAGATATAAAAGATCATACAATCAAAAATACAAATGTTTGTTATTTTACAATGATTGCAGTTGATGAAGATGGAAAACCAGCTCCTGTTCCTAAATTAGATTTAGTTACAGAAGATGACAAACGAAGATATAACGATGCAATTGCAAGAAGAGAAGCTAGAATGTCTTCAAGACACTCTAAATAA
- a CDS encoding ABC-F family ATP-binding cassette domain-containing protein, giving the protein MVQTVNLKKAFGARVLFQDINIKLDTGKRYGLIGANGAGKTTFLKILSGQEDATEGEVQVQNGKKVGTLSQNQFAYENNTIFDAVLLGNKRLYDAVKEKEELYMSPEFTDEVNNRLAELEIICCEEDPTYEYDVKITRILEDLGFPAASHQELMSTLTGGNKFKVLLAQVLYPKPDVLFLDEPTNNLDIATIGWLENQLQHHDGTMVVISHDRHFLNAVCTHILDVDFKQIREFTGTYDDWYIASTLIAKQNEKDVGKKLKEKDELEKFIARFSANASKAKQATSRQKQLDKLDVGSIQVSSRRDPSIIFKQKREVGKELLTVKNISKAYDGNVVLDNINFTVEKGDKIALIGTNGIGKTTLCEILEGNLQADSGEVLWGATIQNSYFPQNATDIIEGDNTLYDWLRNCDRDADISEIRNCLGRMLFNGQEQEKKVNSCSGGEKHRMMLSKIMLEQGNFLVLDEPTNHLDLEAIIALGEGLLEYAGSVICVSHDRELLDAFANRIIEIQPGGTIVDFKGSYEEYIESKEA; this is encoded by the coding sequence ATGGTTCAAACTGTCAATCTTAAAAAAGCTTTTGGTGCTAGAGTTTTATTTCAAGACATAAATATAAAATTAGATACTGGTAAAAGATATGGTTTAATTGGTGCAAATGGTGCTGGTAAAACAACTTTCTTAAAAATATTATCAGGTCAAGAAGATGCAACTGAGGGTGAAGTACAAGTTCAAAATGGTAAAAAAGTAGGAACTTTATCACAAAATCAATTTGCTTATGAAAATAATACAATTTTTGATGCTGTTCTTTTAGGAAATAAAAGATTATACGATGCAGTAAAAGAAAAAGAAGAACTTTATATGAGTCCTGAATTTACAGATGAAGTAAATAATAGACTAGCTGAACTTGAAATTATATGTTGTGAAGAAGATCCAACTTATGAATATGATGTAAAAATTACAAGAATTTTAGAAGATTTAGGATTTCCAGCAGCTTCTCATCAAGAGTTAATGAGTACATTAACAGGTGGAAATAAATTCAAAGTTTTATTAGCACAAGTTTTATACCCAAAACCAGATGTTCTATTTTTAGATGAGCCTACAAATAACCTTGATATTGCAACAATTGGTTGGTTAGAAAACCAATTACAACACCATGATGGAACAATGGTAGTTATCTCTCATGATAGACACTTCTTAAATGCTGTTTGTACACATATTTTAGATGTTGACTTTAAACAAATCAGAGAGTTCACAGGAACTTATGATGATTGGTATATTGCTTCAACATTAATTGCAAAACAAAATGAAAAAGATGTTGGTAAAAAACTAAAAGAAAAAGATGAACTTGAAAAATTTATCGCTAGATTTAGTGCAAATGCTTCTAAAGCAAAACAAGCAACTTCAAGACAAAAACAACTTGATAAACTTGATGTTGGTTCAATTCAAGTATCAAGTAGACGAGATCCATCAATTATTTTTAAACAAAAAAGAGAAGTTGGAAAAGAGTTATTAACTGTTAAAAATATCTCTAAAGCTTACGATGGAAATGTTGTTTTAGATAATATTAATTTCACTGTTGAAAAGGGTGATAAAATCGCTCTTATTGGAACAAATGGTATTGGTAAAACTACTCTTTGTGAAATCTTAGAAGGAAATTTACAAGCTGATAGTGGAGAAGTTTTATGGGGTGCAACTATTCAAAACTCATATTTTCCACAAAATGCAACTGATATAATCGAAGGTGATAATACACTTTACGATTGGTTGAGAAATTGTGATAGAGATGCGGATATTTCTGAAATTAGAAATTGTCTTGGAAGAATGTTATTTAACGGTCAAGAACAAGAGAAAAAAGTAAACTCTTGTTCTGGTGGAGAAAAACATAGAATGATGCTTTCTAAAATCATGTTAGAACAAGGAAATTTTCTTGTTTTAGATGAACCAACAAATCACCTTGACTTAGAAGCAATTATTGCTTTAGGTGAAGGATTACTTGAATATGCAGGTTCTGTTATTTGTGTGTCTCACGATAGGGAATTATTAGATGCATTTGCTAATAGAATTATTGAAATTCAACCAGGTGGAACAATAGTTGATTTCAAAGGAAGTTATGAAGAGTATATTGAGTCTAAAGAGGCTTAA
- a CDS encoding SDR family NAD(P)-dependent oxidoreductase: MKKRVWIIGASSGIGLDLVKLWLQNNYQVIASSRDIENSNELLKLKSTYSNNLELLNIDVLDNENVIKSVTEAYNIFNGLDICFFNAGVYESMTYEQWDISNFESMININYLGAIRVLKPLIAFLEKQKHKSTIVLNASLSSYFGLPYGGAYSASKAALVNFAQAIQPELQRKNIYVQIINHGFVKTRLTAKNDFEMPQLMEVNYAARKIFDGLNKPYKFEISFPFVLSKFLRLISLLPYKLSFSICKKFLK; this comes from the coding sequence ATGAAAAAAAGAGTTTGGATTATTGGTGCTAGTAGTGGAATTGGTTTAGACTTAGTTAAGTTATGGTTACAAAATAATTATCAAGTAATAGCAAGTTCTAGAGATATTGAAAATTCAAACGAGCTACTAAAACTAAAATCAACTTACTCAAATAATCTGGAACTTTTAAATATTGATGTTTTAGATAATGAAAATGTTATTAAAAGTGTGACTGAAGCATACAATATTTTTAATGGTTTAGATATTTGTTTTTTTAATGCGGGAGTTTATGAATCAATGACTTACGAGCAATGGGATATTTCAAACTTTGAATCCATGATAAATATAAATTATTTAGGTGCTATAAGAGTTTTAAAACCTCTAATTGCATTTTTAGAAAAACAAAAACATAAGTCAACTATTGTTTTAAATGCAAGTTTATCAAGTTACTTTGGTTTACCTTATGGTGGAGCTTATAGTGCTTCAAAGGCAGCTTTAGTTAATTTTGCCCAAGCGATTCAACCAGAATTGCAAAGAAAAAATATTTATGTTCAAATCATAAATCATGGTTTTGTGAAAACAAGACTTACAGCTAAAAATGATTTTGAAATGCCACAATTAATGGAAGTAAATTATGCAGCAAGAAAAATATTTGATGGACTAAATAAACCCTATAAATTTGAGATTTCGTTTCCTTTTGTTTTATCCAAATTTTTACGGTTAATTAGTTTGTTGCCTTATAAATTGAGTTTTTCTATATGCAAAAAGTTTTTAAAATGA